From Pyrenophora tritici-repentis strain M4 chromosome 1, whole genome shotgun sequence, the proteins below share one genomic window:
- a CDS encoding putative dna polymerase subunit cdc27 protein → MAEKGYKDYLAVQVLTEGKPVTYRLLSRALKTNVNTAKRMLFEFHKKQNARKPGSVHATYLITGTPRRSNSVNNRSTNDTEMKSEESDDSDFANDSDDEDTPAPRGVRETHIVLVQEEELEETRAEFEEGAAIHVYSIERAPIEILGVLSMCNEEARKEDAKKDPLKRWSIYGSIRNKHIKRRTAKYALPKDATTSKATAKPVLKPATKATATIQPMQGMSEDEGDPDDEPEIKIDEEKNEAARKAREERAERLRKMMEDDDDEMTDAPAAIDAPPEATTTATVDEPAADEGEVTKEEFVWESFSEEEPVPKKAKPAPKPATTAKGKNAVKKGQGSIANFFKKAT, encoded by the exons ATGGCAGAAAAGGGGTACAAGGACTACCTGGCCGTACAAGTGCTTACAGAGGGCAAGCCCGTGACTTATAGGCTGCTTAGTAGGGCGCTCAAGACTAATGTCAATACGGCGAAACG GATGCTCTTTGAGTTTCACAAGAAACAGAATGCACGAAAGCCAGGCTCTGTCCATGCCACCTACCTCATCACCGGTACACCCCGAAGGTCCAATAGCGTCAACAACCGGAGCACCAATGACACCGAAATGAAGTCTGAAGAGTCTGACGATTCCGACTTTGCGAACGACTCTGACGACGAAGACACGCCAGCACCAAGAGGTGTAAGGGAGACACACATTGTGTTGGTGCAGGAAGAGGAGTTGGAGG AGACCCGCGCTGAGTTTGAAGAGGGCGCAGCTATTCACGTATATAGTATTGAGCGTGCACCGATCGAG ATTCTCGGGGTGCTGTCCATGTGCAATGAGGAAGCCAGGAAAGAGGATGCAAAGAAGGATCCTTTGAAGAGATGGAGTATATATGGTTCAATTCGGAACAAGCATATCAAG AGAAGGACTGCCAAGTACGCTCTTCCCAAGGATGCCACAACGTCGAAAGCCACCGCGAAGCCTGTTCTGAAACCCGCTACAAAAGCAACTGCGACCATTC AACCAATGCAAGGAATGTCCGAGGATGAGGGCGATCCTGATGATGAACCTGAAATCAAGATtgacgaagagaagaatGAGGCTGCCCGCAAAGCACGAGAGGAACGAGCCGAGCGACTCCGCAAAATGATGGAAGATGATG ACGATGAAATGACCGATGCCCCGGCTGCAATAGATGCACCCCCTGAAGCTACTACAACAGCTACAGTGGATGAGCCCGCAGCAGATGAGGGCGAAG TGACCAAAGAAGAATTCGTTTGGGAGTCTTTCTCAGAAGAAGAACCTGTACCGAAGAAGGCCAAGCCGGCGCCTAAGCCTGCAACCACAGCAAAGGGAAAGAACGCTGTCAAGAAGGGTCAGGGCAGCATTGCCAATTTCTTCAAGAAGGCGACCTAA
- a CDS encoding Amelogenin multi-domain protein, translating to MKFTFRHFKDDKDAQSPGQRRREQVRRAQKTHRDRKEAYSASLESEVTELRALKARLSQDVALLTGLLAENRIPIPRGVLSAESERGVETGKTVTLVVATQEENKKKNRRRQICVHGMPGDLSSIPLQLVTPPGSGPSSPQHARYMGNIDPEVVGMDFVLTLESPCLQHIDVAPSEDPNITSCASTGHSLTLSACVFHNHPSQPGQRQNSSTPWEIPQASIATLLALSASIPLAESEVTPVQAWDYVRRQEQFAGLEVARWETLKEKLLGVVRCYGFGGVIPRDVFENAVFEAFVVGRVF from the exons ATGAAGTTTACATTTAGGCATTTCAAAG ACGATAAAGATGCACAGAGCCCCGGACAAAGGCGAAGAGAACAAGTCCGTCGAGCGCAAAA AACCCACCGCGACCGCAAAGAAGCCTACTCCGCCTCCCTAGAAAgcgaagtaaccgagctcCGCGCCCTCAAAGCCCGGCTATCCCAAGACGTCGCCCTCCTCACCGGCCTCCTCGCAGAAAACAGGATCCCAATCCCCCGAGGCGTACTCAGCGCTGAAAGCGAAAGAGGCGTCGAGACGGGCAAGACGGTGACGCTGGTTGTTGCAACACAAGAGgagaacaagaagaagaaccGACGACGACAAATCTGCGTACATGGCATGCCGGGGGATCTGTCAT CGATTCCATTACAGCTTGTTACGCCTCCAGGGTCAGGCCCGTCGTCGCCCCAGCACGCACGTTATATGGGGAATATCGATCCGGAAGTCGTGGGCATGGATTTCGTCTTGAC TCTCGAATCCCCATGTCTCCAACACATCGACGTGGCACCATCTGAAGATCCTAATATTACATCTTGCGCCTCTACAGGCCACTCCCTTACTCTCTCAGCATGCGTCTTCCACAATCACCCTTCACAGCCCGGCCAGCGGCAGAACTCGTCTACGCCGTGGGAGATTCCGCAAGCGAGTATAGCCACGCTTCTTGCGCTTTCGGCATCGATCCCGCTGGCTGAAAGCGAGGTTACGCCGGTACAGGCGTGGGATTATGTGAGGAGACAGGAGCAGTTTGCGGGGTTGGAGGTGGCGAGGTGGGAAACGTTGAAGGAGAAGTTGTTGGGGGTTGTGAGATGTTATGG ATTTGGAGGTGTGATTCCCCGGGATGTCTTTGAGAATGCTGTATTTGAGGCTTTTGTTGTAGGAAGGGTGTTCTAG
- a CDS encoding TT-ORF1 multi-domain protein, with product MSCPQQAAKVTVGKAIYFMTNDAKNAVIAVPIGADGMLSKGTVMKTGGAGSIAVDTKGKPATPDALVGQSALTVVGNNLFAVNAGSNTLTMMAISPNDPTSLSPVGKPVAIPGEFPNTVAASAKNKLACVGTTGAVAGISCASFSAKGLGKMDGLRAFDLGQTTPPAGPLNTVSQTFFSSDETALYTTVKGDPAVNNTGFLSMFPIQASNGAATLSQKDVRSSPNGTAVLFGSAPMPNDPTTLFVTDASFGAAVLKLDNKGQASVVGSQAIKDQSATCWATISDVTNTAFVTDVGKNHVVEMSLKDASIVKQLDLTNGDPGLIDLRAAGNFVYALSPGNGSTNAAVTVLDVSGGEGSMKEVQHFDLGCLGVGKTAQGMAVLM from the exons ATGAGCTGTCCGCAACAAGCGGCAAAGGTTACAGTTGGCAAGGCCATCTACTTCATGACAAACGATGCCAAGAACGCCGTGATTGCTGTGCCCATTGGGGCTGATGGCATGTTGTCCAAGGGTACAGTCATGAAGACTGGTGGCGCAGGATCAATTGCTGTGGATACCAAGGGGAAGCCAGCCACGCCTGATGCTTTGGTCGGACAGTCGGCTTTGACTGTTGTGGGAAAT AACCTTTTCGCTGTCAATGCTGGCTCCAATACACTCACCATGATGGCTATATCGCCAAATGACCCAACATCTCTTTCTCCCGTTGGAAAGCCTGTGGCTATACCCGGCGAGTTCCCTAACACCGTCGCTGCATCAGCGAAGAACAAGCTCGCCTGTGTGGGTACAACTGGTGCTGTAGCAGGCATCTCATGCGCTTCCTTCTCGGCCAAAGGTCTTGGTAAAATGGATGGTCTCCGCGCTTTTGATCTCGGGCAGACAACACCACCCGCAGGTCCTCTGAACACAGTATCCCAGACATTCTTCTCCTCAGACGAGACCGCTCTATACACGACCGTCAAGGGCGACCCTGCCGTCAACAACACCGGTTTCCTCTCCATGTTCCCCATCCAAGCCTCCAACGGCGCGGCTACTCTCTCCCAAAAAGATGTCCGCAGCTCCCCCAACGGAACAGCCGTACTCTTCGGTTCAGCACCCATGCCCAACGACCCCACCACCCTCTTCGTCACCGACGCCTCCTTCGGCGCCGCCGTCCTTAAACTCGACAATAAAGGCCAAGCCTCGGTCGTAGGATCGCAAGCCATCAAAGACCAATCCGCAACCTGCTGGGCCACCATCTCCGACGTCACAAACACGGCTTTCGTAACAGACGTTGGTAAGAACCACGTTGTGGAAATGAGTCTCAAAGACGCCAGTATTGTTAAGCAACTCGACCTTACCAACGGCGACCCGGGTCTCATTGATCTCCGTGCTGCGGGGAACTTTGTGTACGCGCTGAGTCCTGGTAATGGTAGTACGAATGCTGCGGTTACTGTGCTGGATGTTTCTGGGGGAGAGGGGTCGATGAAGGAGGTTCAGCATTTTGATTTGGGGTGTTTGGGGGTGGGGAAGACAGCGCAGGGGATGGCTGTGCTGATGTAG
- a CDS encoding CIN1, Beta-tubulin folding cofactor D: protein MSTGEDDDLKLQRASASLLSDLTKLIPRLLRQRQHGSSSGHVRYHVRTADMYKACSLIEPFQEDPQILDTHLKNFIPPLVATYIEVISLGTKEEPKDGFVPLAHAICYILNTFCKVRGEKVIKGFFNNEPRYLELILSELEASDDTDPESDVAIKQAASRPWIQRYVLLSWLSQLLLAPFPLESMSSLQSSSEVPAALGLQLPPELPGVTIRVLAVCISRLRSPTKERNAAAVLLVKMCVRPDMQKLGLLDAMVQWLLSFFSKISEDQVDIHQCLGMLSFLSGLLASATNDELGPFLATIYQSCRRIIDQESLAFVRSSAVARKLVVKSLRNITIHCLQATSTLPGLDPTIVLEEVIEYLLEALADGDTPVRYGASKALSMITLKLDAEMAGEVIEAILGSLTENIYWQGSKRNLNSVNPLQWHGLTLTLAQLLYRKAISTDHLSDVLNALLLSLSFEQRSPTGGSIGTNVRDAACFGIWALSRRYPTADLLAVETASIRASEHLKSLHVPQVLAIELVVAACLDPAGNIRRGSSAALQELIGRHPNTIEEGIPLVQIVDFHAVGLRQRAMCDVAIKAGNLQPLYWEALFEGLLEWRGTGSLDADSRLFAAEAIGSLSVGRSSGVIQRMTNQVCNKLAALRPREVEERQGLVSALAALINTRGGVPDSDERDTLHSSLLRLWALLKGDLKLEDKAFTSPALRPQFTASSVCAFIGAMASLTIDTSTELWPSDLPTTEICSLLNLCLARHEEPVLDAIANAVPAIVSLLAKIPGADIDSVLSSWLTRLENEASYNGLRCSGHAIALGAADCSLGGLATNSGIEDIQRRIVKVLTFRCTSAVAIEARTVALRALGSLLSGKASQPGQFASDVENQVRSALHIALNDYTITERGDVGSLVRLEAVNTVRLAWASGLLTSTQAEPDDEIYADILRLSLEKLDKMRVKATQALQFKSGSTATTDDVSSKAYFSLALASLQSTTSLVIKEAICIGFVSSAGMGSESVVQHSRSALLEFADTLPEESAPDVQTFTLGDLANCLLSILKRNLDNERILLPLLEVVAFMFDMQVMQRLQQTSFNFRVLLSYTQKAHFKSTHMQKLHLALDVYRGLGVITSTRGETLTKVISMLLHPFPKIRITAAEALWFLTHEEGLKRHDWSLPPKSLHPAVNAIKAKVTGTAAQ, encoded by the exons ATGAGTACTGGCGAAGACGACGATCTAAAACTGCAGCGTGCCTCAGCGTCGCTTTTGTCCGATCTCACCAAGCTCATTCCGCGGCTCCTTCGTCAACGCCAACATGGCTCGTCATCAGGCCATGTCCGCTATCATGTCAGAACAGCAGACATGTATAAAGCTTGCAGTCTG ATTGAGCCGTTTCAGGAGGACCCCCAAATCCTGGATACCCACCTCAAGAACTTCATTCCGCCACTGGTTGCTACCTACATCGAGGTGATTTCACTGGGTACCAAAGAAGAGCCGAAAGATGGGTTTGTGCCTCTTGCGCATGCCATATGCTACATCTTGAACACGTTTTGCAAAGTTCGAGGCGAGAAGGTCATTAAAGGCTTCTTCAACAACGAGCCACGTTATCTCGAACTAATCCTATCTGAATTGGAGGCCAGTGACGACACCGACCCTGAGAGCGACGTTGCAATTAAACAAGCAGCAAGCCGACCATGGATCCAGCGTTATGTGCTGCTATCATGGTTGTCCCAATTGCTGCTCGCGCCTTTCCCTCTAGAGTCCATGTCTAGCCTTCAATCATCATCAGAAGTACCAGCAGCTCTTGGGCTACAACTGCCTCCAGAGCTACCTGGGGTAACCATCCGTGTCCTCGCTGTTTGCATATCAAGACTTAGATCTCCAACAAAAGAGAGAAATGCTGCTGCAGTCCTTTTGGTCAAGATGTGTGTGCGACCCGACATGCAGAAGCTTGGGTTACTAGATGCCATGGTTCAGTGGTTGCTGTCGTTCTTCTCCAAGATTTCCGAGGATCAAGTCGACATACACCAGTGCCTTGGCATGTTGTCGTTTCTATCTGGCTTATTAGCATCCGCCACTAACGATGAGCTCGGTCCTTTCCTTGCGACGATCTACCAGTCCTGTAGGAGGATTATCGATCAAGAAAGCCTTGCTTTTGTCAGATCCTCGGCTGTAGCTCGCAAGCTGGTTGTCAAGAGCCTGCGCAATATCACAATCCATTGCCTCCAGGCAACATCTACCCTCCCTGGGCTCGATCCAACAATCGTTTTGGAAGAAGTCATTGAATACCTTCTCGAAGCACTTGCGGATGGCGACACTCCAGTCAGATATGGCGCAAGCAAGGCACTCAGCATGATTACTCTTAAGCTGGATGCGGAGATGGCCGGCGAAGTGATTGAGGCGATTCTTGGCTCGCTCACAGAGAACATCTACTGGCAAGGGTCCAAACGCAATCTGAACAGTGTGAATCCACTTCAATGGCATGGGTTGACTCTGACGCTGGCACAACTCCTTTATCGAAAAGCCATCTCAACAGACCACTTATCCGATGTGCTTAATGCTCTTCTGCTTTCTCTCAGTTTCGAGCAGCGATCACCTACTGGCGGATCCATCGGTACCAACGTACGTGATGCGGCTTGCTTCGGTATCTGGGCGCTGTCGCGACGCTACCCTACAGCGGATCTTTTGGCTGTAGAAACCGCGTCGATACGGGCTTCAGAGCATCTCAAATCGCTGCACGTTCCTCAGGTTTTGGCAATCGAACTGGTAGTTGCTGCATGCTTGGACCCGGCCGGCAACATCAGAAGAGGATCATCTGCTGCACTTCAAGAGCTTATAGGTCGACACCCAAACACGATCGAAGAGGGCATACCACTTGTGCAGATTGTAGACTTCCACGCTGTCGGACTCCGTCAACGAGCCATGTGCGATGTAGCGATCAAAGCTGGGAATCTACAACCGCTGTATTGGGAGGCGCTATTTGAGGGTTTACTAGAATGGCGAGGCACTGGCTCGCTAGACGCAGACTCGCGCCTGTTTGCAGCAGAAGCTATAGGTTCCTTATCCGTTGGCCGATCTTCAGGCGTGATACAGCGTATGACAAACCAAGTCTGCAACAAACTTGCTGCGTTGCGACCTAGGGAAGTTGAAGAACGTCAAGGGCTGGTGTCAGCTCTTGCAGCTCTCATAAACACAAGAGGAGGTGTACCAGACAGCGATGAACGGGACACCTTACACTCATCACTTCTGCGTCTCTGGGCGCTACTGAAAGGCGATCTGAAGCTGGAAGACAAGGCGTTTACATCCCCAGCACTGCGCCCGCAGTTTACGGCATCTTCGGTATGCGCATTCATCGGCGCGATGGCTAGCCTCACTATCGATACCTCCACTGAGCTTTGGCCTTCCGATTTGCCCACCACAGAGATTTGCAGTTTGTTGAATCTGTGTCTTGCTCGTCACGAAGAACCAGTTCTAGACGCCATAGCAAATGCTGTGCCAGCCATAGTGTCCCTGCTTGCCAAGATACCAGGGGCGGACATTGACAGCGTTTTGTCTTCGTGGCTGACTCGGCTAGAGAACGAAGCGTCATACAATGGCCTTCGGTGCTCTGGACATGCAATTGCCCTCGGTGCTGCGGACTGCAGTCTAGGTGGGTTGGCGACAAATTCTGGAATCGAGGATATTCAGCGACGCATTGTCAAGGTACTCACGTTCAGGTGCACGTCAGCTGTCGCGATCGAGGCCCGAACTGTCGCTCTGAGAGCTTTGGGTAGTTTGTTAAGCGGAAAAGCCTCGCAACCAGGCCAGTTCGCCTCCGATGTGGAAAACCAAGTAAGGAGTGCGCTTCATATCGCTCTTAACGACTACACAATTACAGAACGGGGCGATGTTGGATCACTCGTTCGACTGGAAGCCGTGAATACTGTTCGATTAGCGTGGGCTTCTGGATTACTCACCTCAACCCAAGCCGAGCCGGATGATGAGATCTATGCCGACATCCTACGACTATCCCTCGAAAAGCTAGACAAGATGAGAGTGAAAGCTACACAAGCTCTCCAATTCAAGTCCGGCAGCACTGCGACAACGGATGACGTGTCCAGCAAAGCTTATTTCTCACTTGCGCTCGCTTCGTTGCAGTCAACAACAAGTCTTGTCATCAAGGAAGCTATCTGTATCGGCTTCGTAAGCTCCGCGGGCATGGGCTCAGAGTCTGTGGTGCAGCACTCAAGATCAGCTTTGCTAGAGTTTGCCGATACGTTGCCCGAAGAAAGTGCCCCAGATGTCCAAACCTTCACCTTGGGTGATCTTGCAAATTGCTTACTATCGATTCTTAAGAGAAATCTTGACAACGAAAGAATCTTACTTCCGTTATTGGAGGTGGTTGCATTCATGTTCGATATGCAGGTTATGCAACGCCTACAACAGACGTCATTCAA CTTCCGAGTTCTTCTCTCGTACACACAGAAAGCACACTTCAAATCCACGCACATGCAGAAGCTCCATCTCGCCCTAGACGTCTATCGAGGATTGGGCGTAATCACGTCAACACGCGGTGAAACGCTCACCAAAGTCATCAGCATGCTTCTACACCCGTTCCCCAAG ATACGCATCACCGCAGCAGAGGCGTTATGGTTCCTGACGCATGAAGAGGGGTTGAAGCGACATGATTGGAGTCTGCCCCCGAAGAGCCTGCATCCTGCTGTCAATGCAATCAAAGCGAAAGTCACAGGAACCGCAGCTCAGTAA
- a CDS encoding 1,3-beta-glucanosyltransferase gel3 precursor encodes MWKGLVSAAVAALAVTGVEAASYDDIPDIEVYGQHFFYTNNGSQFYLKGVAYQQNYSPNGSTSTNTTYTDPLADGDACRRDIPYLKQIFTNIIRVYAIDPTKNHDDCMAQLASADIYVISDMGEPGTSIESNNPEWDVTLYQRYTGVIDALSKYKNVIGFFAGNENVSADNQTAAAAFVKAAVRDSKTYIANQNYRKTLGVGYATADVPSRDELAHYFACEPGNSGNKTSIDFWGYNVYSWCGDSNYATSSYGERVDFFSKYPVPVFFAEYGCIEGLDSAGGPTHRPFTEVEVLFGNMTSVFSGGIVYEWFMGANNYGLVSLTNNDASVSPYPDFTSLQSQLSKVSPTPTQRSTYTPTNSPPACPSVGGTWLAQASPLPPNVNPQLCACMVDSLQCVYSSTDDAAYQDDFSYICAADAKYCNGIARNATTGQFGAYSGCDPRDQLAFVANQYYLV; translated from the exons ATGTGGAAAGGTCTTGTATCTGCTGCTGTGGCGGCGCTTGCAGTCACTGGTGTCGAGGCGGCTAGTTACGACGACATTCCCGATATTGAGGTCTACGGCCAGCATTTCTTCTACACGAACAATGGGTCGCAATT TTACCTCAAGGGCGTGGCATACCAGCAAAACTACTCCCCCAACGGCTCTACCAGCACAAACACCACATACACCGACCCGCTTGCTGATGGAGACGCCTGCCGCCGCGACATCCCGTACCTGAAGCAAATCTTCACAAACATCATCCGCGTCTACGCCATCGACCCGACCAAGAACCACGATGACTGCATGGCGCAACTAGCCAGCGCCGACATCTACGTCATCTCCGACATGGGCGAACCGGGCACATCGATAGAGTCGAACAACCCCGAATGGGACGTGACTCTCTACCAGCGGTACACAGGTGTCATCGACGCACTAAGCAAGTACAAGAACGTCATCGGCTTCTTCGCCGGCAATGAGAACGTGAGCGCCGACAACCAGACTGCCGCAGCCGCCTTTGTCAAAGCCGCCGTCCGCGACAGCAAGACGTACATTGCCAACCAAAACTACCGCAAAACACTCGGTGTGGGCTATGCAACAGCCGACGTACCCTCCCGCGATGAACTCGCCCACTACTTCGCCTGCGAGCCTGGAAACAGCGGTAACAAAACGTCCATTGACTTCTGGGGCTACAACGTCTACTCGTGGTGCGGCGACAGCAACTACGCGACATCATCCTACGGCGAGCGCGTAGACTTCTTCTCCAAATACCCCGTCCCCGTCTTCTTCGCAGAATACGGTTGTATCGAAGGTTTGGACTCCGCCGGCGGGCCCACGCACCGTCCCTTCACCGAAGTCGAAGTCCTCTTCGGCAACATGACGAGCGTCTTCTCGGGCGGTATAGTCTACGAATGGTTCATGGGCGCCAACAACTACGGTCTCGTGTCTTTAACAAACAACGACGCTTCCGTGTCTCCATATCCAGACTTCACTTCTTTACAAAGCCAACTCTCCAAGGTATCCCCAACACCAACACAACGCTCCACCTACACGCCTACAAACTCCCCGCCTGCCTGCCCGTCCGTCGGCGGCACATGGCTCGCTCAAGCCTCCCCGCTCCCGCCGAATGTTAACCCGCAACTCTGCGCTTGCATGGTCGATAGCTTACAATGCGTCTACTCGTCCACCGACGACGCCGCCTACCAAGACGACTTCTCATACATCTGCGCTGCGGATGCGAAATACTGCAACGGTATCGCTAGGAACGCTACCACGGGCCAGTTCGGCGCCTACTCGGGGTGTGATCCTAGGGACCAGCTCGCATTCGTTGCGAACCAGTATTACCTCG TATGA